Proteins from a genomic interval of Thermoanaerobaculia bacterium:
- a CDS encoding sulfatase, which produces MKNRRGKAAAVVLVLSVLGGCARRPAPVRRTLARNFVLLCFDTVRADSFARHDRTGSPDALSSWSRRAVVYDDARAAAPWTLPSLASVMSGLYPAHHNAGRFLDPVADLGSRIPSRLPRRMPVLGQAASRAGFQTAAFISNGWVDVGTGVVRGFQTVANVPSRKVLARARRWLENDRRAGAPFFLYMHWVDAHGNASPDQKRREAAALSAEERRELLAAAPAGRCADPASGPCIRYLSYHREIEIQRHDVAQLLTFLEARGLLGDTLVVLFSDHGEEFGEHRAEERLRAADPRGIYGEGHGHALYDEVLRVPLLIWSPGERPRHEGSPVSLVDIAPTARQRLGLPARRTDGLSLPVGGGLPPDRRLFASGIAYGPE; this is translated from the coding sequence ATGAAAAATCGCCGAGGGAAGGCCGCCGCGGTCGTGCTCGTCCTCTCGGTCCTCGGCGGCTGCGCGCGTCGCCCCGCTCCCGTCCGCCGAACCCTCGCGCGGAACTTCGTCCTTCTTTGCTTCGATACGGTCCGCGCCGATTCGTTCGCCCGGCACGATCGGACCGGATCGCCCGACGCTCTTTCATCGTGGTCGCGCCGCGCCGTCGTCTACGACGACGCGCGGGCGGCGGCGCCGTGGACGCTGCCGTCGCTCGCGAGCGTGATGAGCGGTCTCTATCCGGCGCACCACAACGCCGGGAGGTTTCTCGACCCGGTCGCCGATCTCGGTTCCCGGATTCCCTCCCGTCTCCCGAGGCGGATGCCCGTCCTCGGGCAGGCGGCGTCCCGAGCGGGGTTCCAGACGGCCGCGTTCATCTCCAACGGCTGGGTCGACGTCGGAACGGGCGTCGTGAGGGGTTTCCAAACGGTCGCCAACGTCCCTTCGCGCAAGGTCCTCGCGAGGGCGCGCCGGTGGCTGGAGAACGATCGTCGCGCCGGCGCGCCGTTCTTCCTCTACATGCACTGGGTGGACGCGCACGGCAATGCGTCGCCCGATCAAAAGAGACGCGAGGCCGCGGCGCTGTCGGCCGAGGAGCGCCGGGAGCTCCTCGCCGCGGCTCCCGCGGGGAGGTGCGCGGATCCCGCGAGCGGCCCGTGCATCCGGTATCTGTCGTATCACCGGGAAATCGAGATCCAGCGGCACGATGTGGCGCAACTGCTGACGTTCCTCGAGGCGCGCGGTCTCCTCGGCGACACGCTCGTCGTCCTTTTCTCCGACCACGGGGAGGAGTTCGGCGAGCATCGCGCGGAGGAACGGCTTCGCGCAGCCGATCCGCGGGGCATCTACGGCGAAGGCCACGGGCACGCGCTCTACGACGAGGTCCTGCGCGTCCCGCTCCTGATCTGGAGTCCGGGTGAGCGCCCGCGGCACGAAGGATCGCCGGTGAGCCTCGTCGACATCGCCCCGACCGCGCGGCAGCGGCTCGGTCTTCCGGCCCGGCGCACGGACGGGCTCTCCCTGCCGGTGGGCGGCGGACTCCCTCCGGACCGCCGGCTTTTCGCCTCCGGGATCGCGTACGGACCCGAGC
- a CDS encoding amidohydrolase family protein produces MKIGRTTLFLAGMLSLALPLRADDPKTTLALVGGQIIDGYEGTPISDGVILVAGNRIRAVGRRSEIPVPPGVPVIDTRGMSVMPGLADMHVHLMILGHSDYEYWDKKYSGRFATEIMPIAAKQLLESGVTFARDLGAPLEDSLAVRGRIARGEIPGPRLFVSGPFIQKKAYNPWEESYRWGVNGAADARAKVKRLVDAGVDMIKLIDQDQLTDDEVKAVVETAHAGGKPVVAHAHREDEIRMGLKYGIDSFEHTGLATEPGYPEDILAGIRKRNNTLYWCPTIEGLFLADYTARTFPERLNDPAWQKDMPPEMALDIRKSLESVTHLDYFTLTFRRLPTLAHKFQQLRDTGVTLLVGTDSGIPGNFHTDSTWRELDMWVKLGMTPMQAIAGATRWPARFLRKENELGTIAPGRYADIVAVRGDVLSNIGLLQHVDVVVKDGKRVK; encoded by the coding sequence ATGAAAATCGGAAGAACGACGCTCTTTCTCGCGGGCATGCTCTCTCTCGCGCTCCCCCTCCGGGCCGACGACCCGAAGACCACGCTGGCGCTCGTCGGCGGCCAGATCATCGACGGCTACGAGGGAACGCCGATTTCCGACGGCGTGATTCTCGTCGCCGGCAACCGGATCAGAGCGGTCGGCCGCCGCTCCGAGATTCCCGTCCCGCCCGGCGTGCCCGTCATCGACACCCGCGGGATGAGCGTGATGCCGGGGCTCGCGGACATGCACGTCCACCTCATGATCCTCGGGCACAGCGACTACGAATACTGGGACAAGAAATACTCCGGACGGTTCGCGACCGAGATCATGCCGATCGCCGCAAAGCAGCTCCTCGAGAGCGGCGTGACGTTCGCCCGCGATCTCGGCGCGCCCCTCGAAGACAGCCTCGCCGTCCGCGGACGGATCGCGCGCGGCGAGATCCCGGGGCCGAGACTCTTCGTGTCCGGCCCGTTCATCCAGAAGAAGGCCTACAACCCGTGGGAGGAGTCTTACCGCTGGGGCGTCAACGGAGCCGCCGACGCGCGCGCGAAGGTCAAGCGCCTCGTCGACGCGGGTGTGGACATGATCAAGCTCATCGACCAGGACCAGCTCACCGACGACGAGGTGAAGGCGGTCGTCGAGACCGCGCACGCGGGCGGGAAGCCCGTCGTCGCGCACGCGCACCGCGAGGACGAGATCCGGATGGGGCTGAAGTACGGGATCGACTCGTTCGAGCACACCGGCCTCGCGACCGAACCGGGATATCCGGAGGACATCCTCGCCGGGATCCGGAAGCGCAACAACACGCTGTACTGGTGCCCGACCATCGAAGGCCTCTTTCTCGCTGATTACACCGCGCGGACGTTCCCGGAACGCCTGAACGACCCGGCGTGGCAGAAGGACATGCCGCCCGAGATGGCGCTCGACATCCGCAAATCCCTCGAGAGCGTCACCCACCTCGACTACTTCACGCTGACGTTCCGGCGGCTCCCGACTCTCGCGCACAAGTTCCAGCAGCTCCGCGACACGGGCGTGACGCTCCTCGTCGGGACCGACAGCGGCATCCCGGGCAACTTCCACACCGATTCGACGTGGCGCGAGCTCGACATGTGGGTGAAGCTCGGCATGACGCCGATGCAGGCGATTGCGGGCGCCACCCGCTGGCCCGCCCGGTTCCTTCGGAAGGAGAACGAGCTCGGGACGATCGCGCCGGGCCGCTACGCCGACATCGTCGCGGTGCGCGGCGACGTCCTCTCGAACATCGGCCTCCTTCAGCACGTCGACGTCGTCGTCAAGGACGGGAAGAGAGTCAAATAG
- a CDS encoding cupin domain-containing protein encodes MPQKVNLAEKLSFFSERFQPRIVGEVGDMHVKVVKLEGEFVWHHHENEDEMFLVLKGRFRIRFRDGELSLDPGELVIVPRGVEHCPYADEEVHVMLFEPKSTVNTGTAGGERTFVPTPI; translated from the coding sequence ATGCCCCAGAAGGTGAACCTCGCCGAGAAGCTCTCTTTCTTTTCCGAACGCTTCCAGCCGCGGATCGTCGGCGAGGTCGGCGACATGCACGTGAAGGTCGTCAAGCTCGAGGGCGAGTTCGTCTGGCACCATCACGAGAACGAGGACGAGATGTTCCTCGTGTTGAAGGGGCGCTTCCGCATCCGCTTCCGCGACGGAGAGCTCTCGCTCGACCCCGGGGAGCTCGTCATCGTCCCGCGGGGCGTCGAGCACTGTCCGTACGCCGACGAGGAAGTCCACGTGATGCTCTTCGAGCCGAAGTCGACGGTCAACACGGGGACGGCAGGAGGTGAGCGGACGTTCGTGCCCACTCCGATCTGA
- a CDS encoding NADH:flavin oxidoreductase/NADH oxidase, which yields MPGLFDPLVIRETMFRNRIFVSPMCQYSSRDGTPNDWHLVHLGSRAVGGAGLVMVEATAVSPAGRITPADSGLWSSGQAAAFRRIVDFLRENGAIAGIQLAHAGRKASTRPPWEGGAPLSASEGAWETVAPSAVAFGRYPPPRALTGPEIDRIVGDFAASAELALSAGFDVLELHMAHGYLLHEFLSPLSNRRDDAWGGSFENRIRFPLRVAAAARAVWPQGRPLFVRISATDWAEEGWTAEDSVRFARELGRAGVDLIDCSSGGIVPGVKIPLEPGYQVPLAARVRRETGIATAAVGLITEPAQAQLIVASGEADAVLLARAELRDPYWPLHAARALRVDVPWPNQYLRAKD from the coding sequence GTGCCGGGACTCTTCGATCCGCTCGTGATCCGGGAGACGATGTTCCGAAACCGGATCTTCGTCTCGCCGATGTGCCAGTACTCCAGCCGGGACGGGACGCCGAACGACTGGCACCTCGTCCACCTCGGGAGCCGGGCGGTGGGAGGCGCCGGTCTCGTCATGGTCGAGGCGACGGCCGTGTCACCTGCCGGAAGGATCACCCCCGCCGACAGCGGCCTCTGGTCCTCCGGGCAGGCGGCGGCGTTCCGGAGGATCGTCGACTTCCTTCGCGAGAACGGCGCGATCGCCGGGATCCAGCTCGCGCACGCGGGACGGAAGGCCTCGACGCGCCCGCCGTGGGAAGGAGGGGCGCCGCTCTCCGCCTCCGAGGGCGCGTGGGAGACGGTCGCGCCGAGCGCGGTCGCCTTCGGCCGATATCCTCCGCCGCGCGCGCTCACGGGGCCGGAGATCGACCGCATCGTCGGCGACTTCGCGGCGTCGGCGGAGCTCGCGCTCTCGGCGGGGTTCGACGTCCTCGAGCTCCACATGGCGCACGGATACCTGCTGCACGAATTCCTCTCGCCGCTCTCCAATCGTCGCGACGACGCCTGGGGCGGGAGCTTCGAGAACCGGATCCGGTTTCCGCTGCGCGTCGCGGCCGCCGCTCGCGCGGTGTGGCCGCAAGGGCGGCCTCTCTTCGTCCGCATCTCGGCGACCGACTGGGCGGAGGAGGGATGGACGGCCGAGGACTCGGTGCGGTTCGCCCGCGAGCTCGGCCGCGCGGGCGTCGATCTGATCGACTGCTCGTCCGGCGGGATCGTGCCGGGAGTGAAGATCCCCCTGGAGCCGGGCTATCAGGTGCCTCTCGCGGCGCGCGTGCGCCGCGAGACCGGAATCGCGACGGCGGCGGTCGGCCTCATCACCGAGCCCGCCCAGGCTCAGCTGATCGTCGCTTCCGGCGAAGCGGACGCGGTCCTTCTCGCCCGCGCGGAGCTTCGCGATCCGTACTGGCCGCTCCACGCGGCGCGGGCGCTCCGGGTGGACGTTCCCTGGCCCAATCAGTACCTGCGCGCGAAAGATTAG
- a CDS encoding cupin domain-containing protein — protein sequence MTYLKNFQNVASENEFFRNVLYTGKRSQLVAMKLAPGEEIGEETHPATDQVFFFIEGAGEATIDHRPLRVSSGEVLCVPAGTLHNIRNTAKKALKLLTLYAPPEHPAGTIEKTREDALASQAH from the coding sequence ATGACCTACCTGAAGAACTTCCAGAACGTCGCCTCCGAGAACGAATTCTTCCGGAACGTTCTGTACACGGGTAAACGCAGCCAGCTCGTGGCGATGAAGCTCGCGCCCGGGGAGGAGATCGGAGAGGAGACGCACCCGGCGACCGACCAGGTGTTCTTCTTCATCGAAGGCGCCGGTGAGGCGACGATCGACCACAGGCCCCTGCGCGTCTCCTCCGGAGAGGTGCTCTGCGTTCCCGCGGGAACGCTGCACAACATCCGGAACACGGCGAAGAAGGCGCTCAAGCTGCTCACGCTCTATGCGCCGCCGGAGCACCCGGCGGGCACGATCGAGAAAACGCGCGAAGACGCGCTCGCTTCGCAGGCGCACTGA
- a CDS encoding class D sortase: MATGSADFLRSDPGLRGARPGGLRVLERVLWVTGSLALGWCVFVISASRIDRFLGGRLLDRSHASRSSDPAAVPKPNPRPAAGQTMESRPAIAPLAPLVRGALIGRLEIATIGLSAVAREGDDARTLRFSVGHIPGTPVPPEEGNAAFAGHRDRQFRGLGRVRPNDEIRITTESGEFVYRVEWTSVVGPDASWVLDPTPDATLTLVTCYPFGYVGSAPDRFVVRAKLVAS; encoded by the coding sequence TTGGCAACCGGATCGGCTGATTTCCTGCGTTCGGATCCCGGCCTCCGGGGCGCTCGCCCCGGAGGCCTGCGCGTTCTCGAGCGCGTCCTCTGGGTCACCGGTTCCCTCGCCCTCGGGTGGTGCGTCTTCGTGATCTCCGCTTCCCGAATCGATCGGTTTCTCGGCGGCCGCCTCCTCGACCGCTCGCACGCCTCGCGATCGTCCGATCCCGCCGCCGTTCCGAAACCGAACCCCCGTCCCGCGGCCGGCCAGACGATGGAGTCGCGTCCCGCCATCGCGCCGCTCGCTCCTCTCGTCCGCGGAGCTCTCATCGGCCGTCTCGAGATCGCGACGATCGGCCTGTCGGCCGTCGCCCGCGAGGGAGACGACGCGCGGACGCTGCGGTTCTCCGTGGGCCACATCCCGGGGACTCCCGTTCCTCCCGAGGAGGGCAACGCCGCGTTCGCCGGTCATCGCGACCGGCAGTTCCGCGGTCTCGGCCGGGTGCGGCCGAACGACGAGATCCGGATCACCACCGAGTCGGGAGAGTTCGTCTACCGCGTCGAGTGGACGTCGGTCGTCGGTCCCGACGCCTCCTGGGTCCTCGATCCGACCCCCGACGCGACGCTCACGCTCGTCACGTGCTATCCCTTCGGCTACGTCGGAAGCGCGCCGGACCGTTTCGTCGTGCGGGCGAAGCTCGTCGCGAGCTGA
- a CDS encoding glycosyltransferase family 39 protein has protein sequence MAFPKRQFLWPMAALCLAWAAAQLSLAWNDAPVVDEPIHLFDGSLAVDLGDPTANPEHPPLVKVLASAAARPWRSRASAVAPGTDPRASAPALLVRPTETARVRIFAARLPPIAIGLAAIVVCGVWGASIGGAAGGLAAAAMLASSTLFGAHAHFVTTDAPVAALVFCGAFCLDAPGDRFSRRRIAAAGLVLGAALAAKYSAVFLVPVLLAASFVRKPSRARLVSHLGIVLAAAIALAAITGWASRRATAAEVRGEIANARTGATTNRLDAAGMSAVLAIGDRIAPASPGLARYCLGTALVASPAFRRGAYPAFFHGRITTTGAPGYFPACVAFKFGSIALIAGIAGLVFAARRLPLFAVLVPLLYFAAALPAHYLLGARYLLPIYPFLCLWAAPLGRVAPRAILAAGALSLAGAAWAYPHWIADSSAIGRAIGPIEDWFADSNLDWGQDLGRLAARAAARGEPVSIVSGSEFGDLGVLYPALRFPDLGRPLPAGLYSAVRWLAFLRAAAEPEGIAAYPPELRPVVLQLRADYDLLDRGAPIPDLSTPSMRGSRLPPEAAP, from the coding sequence ATGGCCTTCCCGAAAAGGCAGTTCCTGTGGCCGATGGCGGCGCTCTGCCTCGCCTGGGCCGCCGCCCAGCTCTCGCTCGCGTGGAACGACGCGCCGGTCGTGGACGAGCCGATCCATCTCTTCGACGGCTCGCTCGCCGTCGATCTCGGGGACCCGACCGCGAATCCCGAGCACCCGCCGCTCGTGAAGGTCCTCGCCTCGGCCGCGGCCCGGCCCTGGCGCTCCCGCGCGTCGGCGGTCGCGCCGGGAACGGACCCTCGCGCCTCCGCTCCGGCGCTCCTCGTCCGCCCGACCGAGACCGCCCGCGTCCGGATCTTCGCGGCTCGGCTGCCGCCGATCGCGATCGGGCTCGCGGCGATCGTCGTGTGCGGCGTCTGGGGAGCGTCGATCGGCGGCGCGGCGGGGGGCCTCGCGGCGGCCGCGATGCTCGCCTCCTCGACGCTTTTCGGCGCCCACGCGCATTTCGTGACGACGGACGCGCCGGTCGCCGCGCTCGTCTTCTGCGGCGCGTTCTGTCTCGACGCTCCGGGAGACCGCTTCTCGCGCCGGCGGATCGCCGCCGCCGGGCTCGTTCTCGGCGCGGCGCTCGCCGCGAAATATTCGGCGGTATTTCTCGTCCCGGTCCTCCTCGCCGCGTCGTTTGTCCGGAAGCCGTCCCGCGCCCGACTCGTGTCGCATCTCGGGATCGTCCTCGCCGCGGCGATCGCGCTCGCGGCGATCACCGGATGGGCGTCCCGGCGGGCGACCGCCGCCGAGGTCCGCGGCGAGATCGCGAACGCCCGGACCGGCGCCACGACGAACCGTCTCGACGCCGCCGGGATGTCGGCGGTCCTCGCGATCGGCGATCGGATCGCGCCGGCGAGCCCGGGGCTCGCGCGCTACTGCCTGGGGACCGCTCTCGTGGCGTCGCCCGCGTTCCGGCGCGGCGCGTATCCGGCCTTCTTCCACGGGCGGATCACGACGACGGGAGCGCCGGGATACTTCCCCGCCTGCGTCGCGTTCAAGTTCGGATCGATCGCGCTCATCGCCGGAATCGCCGGGCTCGTGTTCGCCGCGCGCCGCCTCCCCCTCTTCGCCGTGCTTGTCCCGCTCCTCTATTTCGCGGCGGCGCTCCCGGCGCATTACCTCCTCGGCGCTCGTTACCTCCTGCCGATCTATCCGTTCCTCTGCCTCTGGGCCGCGCCGCTCGGGCGGGTCGCTCCGAGGGCAATCCTCGCGGCGGGAGCGCTGTCGCTCGCGGGCGCGGCGTGGGCCTATCCGCACTGGATCGCCGATTCCTCGGCCATCGGCCGCGCGATCGGACCGATCGAAGATTGGTTCGCGGATTCCAATCTCGACTGGGGACAGGACCTCGGGCGGCTCGCGGCGCGGGCCGCCGCGCGCGGAGAGCCCGTGTCGATCGTCAGCGGCTCCGAGTTCGGAGATCTCGGCGTTCTGTATCCGGCGCTCCGGTTCCCCGATCTCGGGCGTCCGCTCCCGGCGGGACTCTACTCGGCCGTTCGCTGGCTTGCGTTCCTTCGCGCGGCGGCCGAGCCGGAGGGGATCGCCGCTTATCCGCCCGAGCTGCGGCCTGTCGTCCTCCAGCTTCGCGCGGACTACGATCTTCTCGATCGGGGAGCGCCGATTCCGGACCTTTCGACCCCCTCGATGCGCGGATCGCGGCTGCCGCCGGAAGCGGCGCCGTGA
- a CDS encoding DUF1328 family protein codes for MLRLAIVFLLVGIVAALLGFTSIAGASFAIAKIFAFLFLVLFLVFLLIGVSVARRI; via the coding sequence ATGTTGAGACTCGCGATCGTCTTCCTTCTCGTCGGGATCGTCGCCGCGCTCCTGGGTTTCACGTCGATCGCCGGCGCATCGTTTGCGATCGCCAAGATCTTCGCCTTTCTTTTCCTGGTGCTCTTCCTGGTGTTCCTGCTGATCGGCGTCTCCGTCGCGCGGCGGATCTGA
- a CDS encoding PQQ-dependent sugar dehydrogenase — MPEANFRKSRPRALAFAAALAAAAAAPAAGEPRLLPGFQDSLAIAGLTHPTVVRFSPDGRVFVAEKSGLVKVFPSLYSTRPSIFADLTKNVDDYWDRGLLGMALDPGFPKKPYVYVLYTFDAPIGGTAPVWSDGCPTPPGPNTNGCVVSGRLSRLTGNGNAAVGEKVLINAWGQQFPSHSVGALAFGADGALYASAGDGASLGTVDYGQFGGNPLGDPPGGVGGVMQPPWAEGGALRSQSLRRPPGEPAVLNGTVIRVDPATGDALPDNPLAASTDENARRIVAYGFRNPFRFTIRPGGNALWIGDDGTNLWEEIDVAPHPDREVRNFGWPCYEGPFPMPDWVSAQVNICMNDLYRDPSLVTSPWFGYRHADDVAAGDGCAKAGSSQTGLAFYSGGSYPHDYDGALFLADHTRNCAWVMFPDAQGNPDPGSRALFLGAASHPVDLEIGPGGDLYYVDYEGGAIRRVQYGAPTASAVADHAEGAPPLTVAFDGSGSHGFRTGDTLTFAWDLNGDGDYSDASAVSPTATFTDSGVHSVRLRVTDEHGVSSYSDPITIAAYDEAPTASIDAPAATLSWAVGDAIRFSGQARDPKEGALPASAMTWTLVMHHCPSGCHTHDIQSFSGVSSGTFDAPDHEYPSYLELRLSAINSLGIPGVASVYLQPKTASLSFDSRPRGLVLDAGSGREVTPFVRTVIAGSASTVSAPAHQTLGGKRYRFRSWSDGGAATHVVAASAGGTTLTAIYEAEKILPVAPPVPVRARPRKSGGG, encoded by the coding sequence GTGCCTGAGGCGAACTTCCGAAAAAGTCGACCGCGAGCGCTGGCTTTCGCCGCGGCTCTGGCCGCAGCCGCGGCAGCTCCGGCTGCGGGCGAACCCCGCCTTCTGCCGGGGTTCCAGGATTCCCTCGCGATCGCGGGACTGACGCACCCGACCGTCGTTCGCTTCTCTCCCGACGGACGGGTGTTCGTCGCCGAGAAGAGCGGACTCGTGAAGGTCTTCCCCTCCCTCTATTCGACCAGGCCCTCGATCTTCGCCGATCTCACGAAGAACGTGGACGACTACTGGGACCGGGGGCTGCTCGGGATGGCGCTGGACCCGGGATTCCCGAAGAAGCCCTACGTTTACGTTCTCTACACGTTCGACGCGCCGATCGGGGGGACCGCGCCGGTCTGGAGCGACGGGTGCCCGACGCCGCCCGGCCCGAACACGAACGGATGCGTCGTGAGCGGGCGGCTTTCCCGCCTGACGGGCAACGGCAACGCGGCCGTCGGCGAGAAGGTGCTGATCAACGCGTGGGGACAGCAGTTCCCGAGTCACTCGGTCGGCGCGCTCGCGTTCGGCGCGGACGGCGCGCTCTACGCGAGCGCCGGCGACGGCGCGAGCCTCGGGACGGTCGACTACGGCCAGTTCGGCGGAAACCCGCTCGGCGACCCTCCCGGCGGCGTCGGAGGAGTCATGCAGCCGCCGTGGGCGGAGGGCGGAGCGCTTCGCAGCCAGAGTCTGCGGCGCCCGCCGGGAGAGCCCGCCGTCCTGAACGGGACGGTGATCCGCGTCGATCCGGCGACGGGCGACGCGCTTCCCGACAATCCGCTGGCGGCGAGCACCGACGAAAACGCGCGGCGCATCGTCGCGTACGGATTCCGCAACCCTTTCCGCTTCACGATCCGGCCGGGCGGCAACGCGCTCTGGATCGGAGACGACGGCACGAACCTCTGGGAGGAGATCGACGTCGCTCCCCATCCGGACCGGGAAGTCCGCAATTTCGGCTGGCCGTGCTACGAGGGGCCGTTCCCGATGCCCGACTGGGTGAGCGCGCAGGTGAACATCTGCATGAACGATCTGTATCGCGATCCGTCGCTCGTGACGTCTCCGTGGTTCGGCTACCGCCACGCCGACGACGTCGCGGCGGGTGACGGGTGCGCGAAGGCGGGCTCGTCTCAGACCGGCCTCGCGTTCTATTCGGGGGGGAGCTACCCGCACGACTACGACGGCGCGCTCTTTCTCGCCGATCACACCCGCAACTGCGCCTGGGTCATGTTCCCCGACGCGCAGGGAAATCCGGATCCCGGCAGCCGCGCGCTCTTCCTCGGCGCCGCCTCTCATCCCGTCGACCTCGAGATCGGGCCCGGAGGAGACCTGTACTACGTCGATTACGAAGGAGGAGCGATCCGGCGGGTGCAGTACGGCGCCCCGACGGCGTCGGCCGTCGCCGACCACGCGGAAGGCGCGCCTCCGCTCACGGTCGCGTTCGACGGGAGCGGCTCGCACGGGTTCCGGACCGGCGACACGCTCACGTTCGCCTGGGACCTCAACGGCGACGGCGACTACTCCGACGCGTCTGCCGTGAGTCCCACCGCGACCTTCACCGATTCGGGCGTGCACTCGGTGCGGCTCCGCGTCACCGACGAGCACGGCGTGTCGTCGTACAGCGACCCCATCACGATCGCCGCCTACGACGAGGCGCCGACGGCGTCGATCGACGCGCCCGCGGCGACGCTCTCGTGGGCGGTCGGCGATGCGATCCGGTTTTCGGGACAGGCGCGCGACCCGAAGGAGGGCGCCCTTCCCGCCTCCGCGATGACGTGGACTCTGGTGATGCATCACTGCCCGTCGGGATGCCACACCCACGACATCCAGAGCTTCTCCGGCGTCTCGAGCGGGACGTTCGACGCTCCGGACCACGAGTATCCCTCCTACCTCGAGCTGCGTCTCTCCGCGATCAACTCGCTCGGGATTCCCGGCGTGGCGAGCGTGTATCTCCAGCCCAAGACCGCGTCGCTCTCGTTCGACTCCCGGCCTCGCGGTCTCGTCCTCGACGCGGGATCCGGGCGGGAGGTGACGCCGTTCGTGCGGACCGTCATCGCGGGATCCGCGAGCACGGTGAGCGCTCCGGCGCACCAGACGCTCGGGGGGAAGAGGTATCGTTTCCGGTCGTGGTCCGACGGCGGAGCCGCCACCCACGTCGTGGCCGCCTCGGCGGGGGGAACGACGCTGACGGCGATCTACGAAGCCGAGAAGATCCTGCCGGTCGCGCCGCCGGTTCCGGTCCGCGCGCGTCCCCGGAAGTCCGGCGGCGGCTAA
- a CDS encoding radical SAM protein: MGKLRVGVIDLVSRGPTRALYARVMHANLASIMPQVVAAWCEAEGHAVTFICYTGLEDLAAELPEDVDLVFIGAFTEAALLAYALSSYFRSRGAVTVLGGPHARCYPEDARRYFDYVAGFTDRTVIAEILRDCSPHRPEGALVDAKRQPTSLPSVRERWKFIEPTLRKAPFLKIVPMLGSLGCPYTCSFCIDSVVPYQPLDFGVLRDDLRFLKSTLGRPRIGWHDPNFGVRFDDYLDAIDEAVPPGSVDFAAESSLSLLSEPHLKRLARSGFKALLPGVESWYDLGNKSKTGQNRGMEKVRQVSEHVNLILRYVPYVQTNFVLGLDSDDGAEPFELTRRFIDLAPGAFPGYSLLSAFGRAAPLNLEYQRAGRVLPFPFHFLDNNRAMNVRPKNYSWPEFYDRVIGLTKYTFSWRAIASRFRAARTRIPRWLNVVRAVSSEGFGRLVHYGEVRRRLDQDPSVRRFFEQETDEIPAFYSERVRQELGPLWKWLPEGALRHDPEAYRKAEEQESAAASPARVPLRASAP, encoded by the coding sequence ATGGGCAAGCTTCGGGTGGGGGTCATCGATCTGGTCAGCCGAGGTCCGACCCGCGCCCTGTACGCCCGCGTGATGCACGCGAACCTCGCGAGCATCATGCCGCAGGTGGTCGCCGCCTGGTGCGAGGCCGAGGGCCATGCCGTCACGTTCATCTGCTACACGGGGCTCGAGGACCTGGCCGCGGAGCTCCCGGAGGACGTCGATCTCGTGTTCATCGGCGCCTTCACGGAGGCGGCGCTCCTCGCCTACGCGCTGAGCAGCTATTTCCGCTCCCGGGGGGCCGTCACCGTCCTCGGGGGCCCCCACGCGCGCTGCTATCCCGAGGACGCGCGCCGCTACTTCGATTACGTGGCGGGGTTCACCGACCGGACGGTGATCGCCGAGATCCTCCGGGACTGCTCTCCCCATCGTCCGGAGGGGGCGCTCGTCGACGCGAAGCGGCAGCCGACGTCGCTACCGAGCGTGCGAGAGCGATGGAAGTTCATCGAGCCCACCCTCCGCAAGGCCCCCTTCCTGAAGATCGTGCCGATGCTCGGAAGCCTCGGCTGCCCCTATACCTGCAGCTTCTGCATCGATTCGGTCGTCCCCTACCAGCCGCTCGATTTCGGCGTGCTCCGCGACGATCTGCGGTTCCTGAAGAGCACGCTCGGGCGCCCGCGAATCGGATGGCACGATCCGAACTTCGGCGTCCGCTTCGACGATTACCTCGACGCGATCGACGAAGCCGTTCCGCCCGGGAGCGTCGACTTCGCCGCGGAGAGCAGCCTGTCCCTCCTCTCCGAGCCGCATTTGAAGCGCCTCGCGCGAAGCGGCTTCAAGGCGCTCCTGCCCGGGGTCGAGTCGTGGTACGACCTCGGCAACAAGTCGAAGACGGGGCAGAACCGGGGGATGGAGAAAGTCCGCCAGGTTTCGGAGCACGTCAACCTGATCCTTCGATACGTCCCTTACGTCCAGACGAACTTCGTCCTGGGCCTCGACTCCGACGACGGAGCCGAGCCCTTCGAGCTGACGCGGAGATTCATCGACCTCGCTCCGGGAGCTTTCCCCGGCTATTCGCTCCTCTCGGCGTTCGGGCGCGCCGCGCCGCTCAACCTCGAGTATCAGCGCGCGGGCCGCGTTCTGCCGTTCCCGTTCCACTTCCTCGACAACAACCGCGCGATGAACGTGCGCCCGAAGAACTACTCCTGGCCCGAGTTCTACGATCGGGTGATCGGCCTCACGAAATACACGTTTTCGTGGCGCGCGATCGCGAGCCGCTTCCGGGCGGCGCGGACGCGGATCCCGCGGTGGTTGAACGTCGTCCGGGCCGTGTCTTCGGAAGGATTCGGACGGCTCGTCCATTACGGGGAGGTCCGGCGGCGGCTGGACCAGGACCCGAGCGTCCGGCGCTTCTTCGAACAGGAGACCGACGAGATCCCGGCGTTCTATTCGGAGCGCGTGCGGCAGGAGCTCGGCCCGCTCTGGAAGTGGCTCCCCGAGGGAGCCCTGCGCCACGACCCCGAGGCTTACCGGAAGGCCGAAGAACAGGAGAGCGCCGCTGCCTCGCCCGCTCGCGTCCCGCTGCGCGCTTCGGCTCCGTGA